TAACCCATATACAAGTAAATGATGAGAAGGCACCAGAGAATCTCAGCGAAATAGAAAAGGAAAAGATAAAGGAAAAAGAGGGAGAGAGGATATTAAAGCATATAAAAGATGGAACATATGTAATATCATTGGCCATAGATGGAGATATGTTATCATCTGAAAAATTCGCAAAAAAACTAGACCAATTGGCCATACAGGGGGAAAGTAATATAGTATTTATAGTAGGTGGTTCCTTGGGATTATCCAAAGAAGTACTAAATAAAGCTAAATATAGACTATCATTTTCTCCGATGACATTTCCACACCAGCTTATGAAGGTAATACTATTGGAGCAGATATATAGAGGATTTAGGATTAATAAAGGTGAACCGTACCATAAGTGACGGCGGTTTTTTAGAGATAAGTACATAGATATTAAAGGGGAGATTCAATGAAAAAAGGAATACCAATAGGACCATTGCAAAATTAATGAATGTTTCTACTCATCAGATTAGGTATTTTGAAAAGA
This genomic interval from Clostridiisalibacter paucivorans DSM 22131 contains the following:
- the rlmH gene encoding 23S rRNA (pseudouridine(1915)-N(3))-methyltransferase RlmH — translated: MNINIISVGKIKEKYLKNAINEYSKRLSRYCNLTHIQVNDEKAPENLSEIEKEKIKEKEGERILKHIKDGTYVISLAIDGDMLSSEKFAKKLDQLAIQGESNIVFIVGGSLGLSKEVLNKAKYRLSFSPMTFPHQLMKVILLEQIYRGFRINKGEPYHK